One genomic window of Deltaproteobacteria bacterium HGW-Deltaproteobacteria-6 includes the following:
- a CDS encoding phosphoribosylformylglycinamidine cyclo-ligase: protein MVTKSVKPAKSTYKDAGVNIDTANAFVERIKPLIKMTARKEVVSGIGGFGGLFRFDTAKMKNPILVSSTDGVGTKLKIAHLMDKHDTIGIDLVAMSVNDVIVQGAEPLFFLDYLATGKIELEKSVQIVDGIVQGCKQAGCTLLGGETAEMPGFYQGGDYDLAGFCVGVVESDKMIDGSTISINDRVIGIASSGLHSNGFSLARKVLLEKGKLSMNDSVPGLSRTVGLELLEPTRIYVKSLLNIFKNFSIKGLVHITGGGFYDNIPRIIPDVSRCVITSDSWEIPPIFSVIQDIGHVDDKEMFRVFNMGIGMMMIVSEKDSREILDRLKVLGEKAYLIGVIEKKEKDQASVCFTEI from the coding sequence ATGGTCACGAAATCCGTAAAACCCGCAAAATCTACCTATAAAGACGCCGGTGTCAACATTGATACCGCTAATGCTTTTGTCGAGCGCATCAAACCCCTGATTAAAATGACAGCCCGCAAAGAAGTGGTTTCCGGCATCGGTGGTTTCGGAGGGTTGTTCCGTTTTGATACCGCCAAAATGAAAAATCCTATTCTCGTCTCTTCAACGGACGGCGTGGGAACAAAGCTCAAAATTGCTCACCTGATGGATAAACACGACACGATCGGCATTGATCTGGTGGCCATGTCGGTCAATGACGTTATCGTTCAGGGGGCGGAGCCCCTGTTCTTTCTGGATTATCTGGCTACGGGCAAAATCGAGCTGGAAAAAAGCGTGCAGATTGTGGACGGAATTGTTCAGGGCTGCAAACAGGCCGGCTGCACGCTGCTGGGTGGAGAAACGGCGGAAATGCCGGGTTTTTATCAGGGAGGCGACTACGACCTGGCCGGATTCTGCGTAGGCGTGGTGGAATCGGATAAAATGATTGACGGCTCGACCATCAGCATTAACGACCGGGTGATCGGTATCGCGTCCAGCGGTCTGCACAGCAATGGCTTTTCACTGGCCCGCAAGGTGCTGTTGGAAAAAGGCAAACTGTCCATGAACGATTCCGTACCCGGACTTTCCAGAACGGTCGGGTTGGAACTTCTGGAACCGACGCGAATTTACGTCAAATCCCTTTTGAATATATTTAAAAACTTCAGCATCAAAGGGTTGGTTCATATTACCGGCGGCGGCTTCTACGACAACATTCCGCGCATCATACCCGATGTCAGCCGCTGCGTCATTACCAGCGACAGCTGGGAAATTCCGCCGATTTTTTCCGTTATTCAGGATATCGGCCATGTGGATGATAAAGAGATGTTCCGGGTTTTCAATATGGGCATCGGGATGATGATGATCGTATCGGAAAAAGATTCCCGGGAAATTCTCGACCGTCTGAAAGTATTGGGGGAAAAAGCTTACCTGATCGGCGTGATTGAGAAAAAAGAGAAGGATCAGGCTTCGGTATGCTTCACGGAAATTTAA
- a CDS encoding phosphoribosylglycinamide formyltransferase: MAELLKLGVLISGSGSNLQSIIDHIEKGTLPAQIKIVVSNNPQAYGLTRAKKHGIPCVILNHQDYSSREEFDNELIRILKEAGVDLIVLAGFMRILTGSFLRAFDQKIINIHPALLPAFPGTHVQQKAIDYGVKFSGCTVHFVDEGVDTGPIIIQSVVPVYPDDTAETLAARILKEEHKIYPQAIRYFAKNQIIKNGRHVEIRNIINCDEAAMHNPSLDH, encoded by the coding sequence ATGGCTGAACTCTTAAAATTGGGCGTTTTGATTTCCGGCAGCGGCTCAAATCTTCAGTCCATCATCGACCATATTGAAAAAGGAACACTACCCGCTCAGATTAAAATCGTCGTGAGCAACAATCCGCAGGCATATGGCCTGACCAGGGCAAAAAAGCACGGCATCCCCTGCGTGATTTTAAACCATCAGGATTATTCGAGCCGGGAAGAATTTGACAATGAACTGATCCGCATCCTGAAAGAGGCAGGCGTCGATTTAATCGTGCTGGCCGGGTTCATGCGGATTCTCACCGGATCTTTTTTACGGGCCTTTGATCAGAAAATTATTAATATTCACCCTGCCCTGCTGCCCGCTTTTCCCGGCACGCATGTCCAGCAAAAAGCGATCGATTACGGCGTGAAATTTTCCGGTTGCACCGTTCATTTTGTGGATGAAGGGGTGGATACCGGCCCCATTATTATTCAGTCGGTTGTACCGGTATACCCGGACGATACCGCGGAGACGCTGGCAGCCAGAATATTGAAGGAAGAACACAAAATTTATCCTCAGGCCATCCGTTATTTCGCGAAAAATCAAATTATCAAAAACGGCCGTCACGTAGAAATCAGGAACATCATCAACTGTGACGAAGCCGCAATGCATAATCCGTCGCTGGACCATTAA
- a CDS encoding diphosphate--fructose-6-phosphate 1-phosphotransferase (catalyzes the formation of fructose 1,6-bisphosphate from fructose 6-phosphate and diphosphate): MTLEFAIANLGHCQIDSPLNISNFTSDDDRILFHTHLVNHAQTLDSTGQPMSVEPAGPRKKIFFNPVQTRAAIVTCGGLCPGINDVIRSLTMTLSYRYDVNDIMGIKYGLRGLNPSYGDKPVQLTPDFVKDITHTGGSILSSSRGPQDPKIMVDYLESLKVNILFCIGGDGTMRAAEKLNMEITARNAKISVIGIPKTIDNDLNLIEKSFGFDTAIEKTVEAIRSAHVEAKGAFNGIGLVKIMGRLSGYITATAALAQGDVNFVLIPEVPFDLDGEKGFLKALEKRIRTRGHAVILAAEGAGQELMKNNSPERKTDASGNIHLNDIGLFLKQAIDRHFHEINLEINLKYIEPSYLIRSVPANASDSIYCSSLGQYSVHAAMAGKTGLLVALRNNEYVHLPLAAAISGRRIDPQGNVWLRVLETTGQPPEMRKA; encoded by the coding sequence ATGACGCTTGAGTTTGCCATCGCCAATCTCGGCCATTGCCAAATTGATTCTCCCCTGAATATCAGCAATTTCACATCCGACGATGACCGGATTTTATTTCACACCCATCTTGTCAACCATGCCCAAACGCTGGATTCCACGGGACAGCCCATGTCTGTGGAACCGGCAGGTCCCAGAAAAAAGATCTTTTTTAACCCCGTACAAACAAGGGCCGCCATTGTTACGTGCGGTGGTCTCTGTCCCGGCATTAATGACGTAATCCGTTCCCTGACCATGACGCTTTCCTACCGTTACGACGTGAATGACATTATGGGAATTAAATACGGATTGCGCGGGTTGAACCCGTCATACGGGGACAAACCGGTTCAACTGACGCCGGACTTTGTTAAAGACATCACCCATACCGGCGGCAGCATCCTTTCCTCTTCCCGCGGTCCGCAGGATCCGAAGATTATGGTGGATTATCTGGAAAGTTTGAAAGTCAACATCCTTTTTTGCATCGGGGGCGACGGCACCATGCGGGCGGCGGAAAAACTGAATATGGAAATCACCGCCAGAAACGCAAAGATCTCTGTTATCGGTATTCCCAAAACCATTGACAATGATCTGAACCTGATAGAAAAATCCTTCGGCTTCGACACGGCTATTGAAAAAACGGTGGAGGCCATCCGCAGCGCTCATGTGGAAGCCAAGGGCGCCTTTAACGGCATCGGCCTGGTAAAAATCATGGGACGTTTATCAGGCTATATCACGGCAACCGCGGCGCTGGCCCAGGGTGACGTTAACTTTGTCCTCATTCCCGAAGTGCCCTTTGATTTGGATGGTGAAAAAGGATTTCTGAAAGCTCTGGAAAAAAGAATTAGAACAAGGGGGCATGCCGTCATTCTGGCGGCGGAAGGCGCGGGACAGGAATTAATGAAAAATAATTCCCCTGAGCGGAAGACCGACGCTTCGGGCAACATCCACCTCAATGACATCGGCCTGTTTCTGAAACAGGCTATCGATCGGCATTTTCATGAAATCAATCTGGAAATCAATTTAAAATATATAGAACCCAGCTACCTGATTCGGTCGGTTCCGGCCAACGCTTCGGACAGCATTTATTGCAGCTCTCTGGGGCAATACTCCGTGCACGCGGCCATGGCGGGAAAGACCGGCCTGCTGGTGGCGCTCAGAAACAACGAATATGTCCACCTGCCCCTTGCCGCCGCCATTTCCGGAAGACGAATCGATCCGCAAGGCAATGTCTGGCTCCGGGTTCTGGAAACAACCGGGCAGCCGCCGGAAATGAGAAAAGCGTAA
- the rpmB gene encoding 50S ribosomal protein L28, giving the protein MSRICEVCGKKPAVGNNVSHANNKSKTVWRPNLQKLRCVDEKTGAVKRVKACTRCIRSGFVKKAS; this is encoded by the coding sequence ATGTCTCGTATTTGTGAAGTATGTGGAAAAAAGCCGGCGGTCGGCAATAATGTCAGTCACGCCAATAACAAGAGCAAGACCGTTTGGCGTCCGAATCTCCAGAAGTTACGCTGTGTTGATGAAAAAACGGGAGCCGTGAAAAGAGTTAAAGCGTGTACGCGTTGCATCCGTTCCGGTTTTGTTAAAAAAGCAAGCTAA